Genomic window (Chryseobacterium sp. H1D6B):
ATCCAACTATCTTTTGATTCCTATGGCGATGATCTTTGCAGGAGCAATAGGAAATTTGATTGACGGGATGTTTTATGGATTAATTTTCGACAGCGGAACTGTTTACGACCCAAGTATCGACCGATGGATAGGATATGGAGGAATCTCTAAAATGGTTCCTTTCGGGCAGGGTTACTCTACTTTCATGAGAGGATGCGTAGTCGATATGCTTCATTTTCCTTTAGTAGACTGGAATGTTCCTCAAAGCTTCCCGATCATCGGAGGAAAACATATTGAATTTTTCAAATACATTTTCAATGTTGCAGATTCAGCAATTACCGTAGGAGCAGCATTACTTCTAATTTTCAGAAAGAAAGCATTTCCAAACGGCCTTGAATTTTAAAAGAAGTTTTATTTAATGAAAATTCTAAAAAATATTTTTAAATTTTTCCTGCTTCTTATCGTGGCAGGAATTATTTTTATTGCCCTTACCAACTATACTATTAAAAAACAGAGCAGACCTTTCCTTTTTAATAGTATTCAAACTATTCCTGAAATTAAAACCGCATTGCTTTTAGGAACCGGCAAAACATTAAATAACGGAATGCCCAACGCTTATTTTTATAATAGAATTCAGGCGGCTGCCGATTTATATAAAAGCGGAAAGATAAAATACATTATCGTAAGTGGTGACAACAGCACAAAAGAATATAATGAACCCGAAGATATGCAGCTTGCTTTAATGAAAAACGGCATTCCTGAGGATAAAATCTTTCTTGATTTTGCCGGATTCAGAACACTGGATTCTGTAGTAAGAGCTAAAGAAATTTTTGGACAGAATAAGCTGATCATTATTTCTCAGAAGTTCCATAACGAAAGAGCCGTCTTTTTAGCCCGCAAAAACGGAATTGAAGCATACGGCTATAATGCAGAAGATGTTAATAAATACGCAGGCTTAAAGACTAACCTGAGAGAGTATATTGCAAAAGCTAAAGTCTACTGGGATTTATTGTTTGGAGTACAGCCTAAATTCGGGGGTGATAAAATTTTGATCCCTTAATTTTTCTTATTTTCAATCATTAGAATTATATTTCTTTCAATCAAAAATTTTCACATATTTTAATACTATTCAGACATCTGTGAAAATCTGTGGGAAGCCTTATCTGACAAAAAATACATCAATTATATAATCCTGGTGTGATTATATTAAATTTCAAATAGATTCCCTTAAATTTGTAATTCATTAATTTTCATAAATAATTTAAACAAAATGTCAAGAATTCTTACCGGCATTCAAGCCACCGGAACCCCGCACCTTGGAAACTTATTAGGTGCTATCATTCCTGCTGTTGAACTATCTAAACAGCCAGGAAATGAATCATTTTTATTCATTGCGAATTTACACTCGCTTACACAGATTAAAGATGCAAAAGAATTAAAACAGAACACCTACGAGATTGCTGCGGCTTGGCTTGCTTGTGGATTAGATACCGAAAAAACTTTTTTTTACAGACAAAGCGACATCCCTGAGACCTGTGAACTTTCTTGGCATTTATCATGTTTTTTTCCTTATCAGAGATTAACGCTAGCCCATTCATTTAAAGATAAAGCAGACAGACTTCAGGATGTAAATGCAGGCCTTTTTACGTATCCTATTTTGATGGCTGCAGATATTTTACTGTATGATGCCGAAGTAGTTCCTGTAGGAAAAGATCAGCTCCAGCATTTAGAAATTGCCCGCGATGTGGCTTCCAGATTCAATAACCAGATGGGAGAAGTATTGGTACTTCCTCAAGCTGAGCTTCAGGAAAACACAAAATATGTCCCTGGAACAGACGGACGTAAGATGTCTAAATCTATGGGAAACATTATCAACATCTTTCTTTCCGACAAAGAATTGAAGAAACAGGTAATGAGCATTGAAACAGATTCCAAGACTTTAGAAGAACCAAAAGATCCTGAAACTGATAAGGTTTTTGCTATTTATGAATTGATCGCATCTCCTGAACAGACAGAAGAATTAAGAGTAAAATATTTAGCCGGAAATTTCGGATACGGACACGCTAAGACAGAGCTTTTAAACTTAATCTTAACCCGTTTTGCGAAAGAAAGAGAAACATTTACCTATTATATGACCCACCTTGACGAGCTTGAAGCAAAACTTCAGGAAGGAGCAGGAAAAACAAGGATAATTGCTACTCAAACGATTAAAAGAGTAAGAGAAAGTTTAGGAATATAATTAAATGTTTTTAGTATTTTTTTGATACAATAAAACAATGCATGCCTTCATCGAATTGATAGACAATATCCCATCCGGGATATTGTTTTATTATAGTCTTAATGATAGAAAGTCCCAACCCTGTAGAGCTCTGGTCCGAACCCTGTTTGTAAAAACGGTTAAAGATCTGAGATCTATCCAGCAGAATCCCTGAACCCGTATTTTGAAAGATTATTCTATCTTTTTCTGTAATAATATTAATCGTTCCGTTCTTCTCATTATACTTTACCGCATTCTTAAGCAGATTAGACATAAGAATAGCTGCCAGATCAGAATCAAAAAGCGTTTCAAAAGTTTCTTTTTCTACTACATTCACAGTGATTCTCTTATAATCTATAAAATCTTCATAGTTTTTAAGCAGCTCGTGAATCAGTATATTAAAATTAACATTTCCGGTTTTATTAAATTGGCTGTTCTCGATTTTGGAAAGCATTAACAGGGATTTATTCAGGCCTGTCATTCTTCTGAGATCATTTTTGATGTCATTAAAAAAGTTTAGGTTTTTCTTGTCTAAATCTTCATTCTGAATAACTAAATCAATTTTATTGATGACAACAGCCAGCGGCGTCTGCAGTTCGTGAGATGCATTTTCGATAAATTGTTTCTGCTGGTGAAAAACGAGCTCATTACGTTCGATCATCTCGTTTATCTCCACATTCAGTTCATCAAATTCTTTTATTGAATAATTATCGGATCCATAAGAAGAAGAAATTCCAAACTGATATTTTTTAAGCTTATCCAAGATCACATAAAAAGGCTTCATTGCTTTTTGCAGCAGAAATCCGTTGACAGCAACAATGCTTATCACCAGCAGAATATACAGAACCACTAATGCCGTAGTCAAATCATACACCAGCTCATCCTGTTCCACCGTAGAAGTTCTTATTACAAGTTTCTGATATTTTCCAAACTGGTCTATAAAATCTGTTTCTAAAACTCTATACGGCTGGTCTTTATCATCATATTCCATATAATACATTTTATTATACAGCCTGTTTTTTTCTTTATGCTCCGATGCGGCAATGGGATTGATTTTAAATTCATTAAAACCGAATTCATTATTCTTCAATAACTTCTCATCAAAATAAACAGCTTTAATAATTTGTATTTTCCTGTTTTTCAATCCGTCATCTACATTATCATAAACTTCATCCAAAATATAGGCATAGAATAATGCTGCCCAGACAGCAATAATAAGAAGCAAGACCGCTATCAGGTACTTTATTGTATAATATTTTAAGGAAATTTTCATTAAACTAATTTGTATCCGATCCCATAAACCGCTTGAAAATCTGCTTCTGCTCCGAACGTTTTCAATTTTTTACGAAGGTTTTTTATTTGTGAATAAATGAAGTCCAGACTGTCCGCCTGATCTATATAATCTCCCCAGATGGCCTCAGCAAGCATTGTCTTCTGCATCGTTTTTTCCGGGTGTATGATGAAATAATATAACAGATCGTATTCTTTACGGTTAAGGTTCAATTCTTTATCATCAATTTTCACTTTTCTGCTGTCTGGATCAACGCAGATGTTTTTATAATTGATCCTATTTTCACCGTCTTGATTTTTCCTTCTGATGACAGATTTAATTCTGGCCATCAATTCAGCAAGATGGAAAGGCTTTGCAAGATAGTCGTCTGCTCCTATTTCGAGACCGTTTACTTTGTCATCCACCGAATCTTTCGCAGATAAAATAATAACCGGATCTTTTTTGTGCATCTTTTTTATTTCTTTCAACAGATCCATTCCGCTTCCGTCAGGCAGCATAATATCAAGAAGAATACAGTCATATTCATAAGAAATGATCTTTTCCAGACCGGCACTGTAATTATCAGCATGCTCTACTATAAAATGTTCAGCTTCAAGAAAATTCTGTACTGTATTTCTCAGCTGAGGCTCGTCTTCAACAATTAAAATTTTCATATCCTTTCTTTGTTCTGGTATTTCTATCTTCAAAAGACTTACGACTTAATTACTCATCAAATATATAAAATTATAACCCCCTGTTTTTGGGGGTTATAATTTGTGTTTTAAGATTTAAAACCATTCTTCATAAAACTTCCATCTGCACCAAAGACAAGCTTTAGTCCGTTTAGTAAGTTTATTTTATAAGTATTCTGGGTCTTTTCAATAGAATCTATTACAGTGCACGGATAATATTTCGTGAGATAGATTACAATATTTTTTCTGACAGCTCTGCTGCTCATTAAACTCCAATTGACCATATCGTTACATTTTTATTTGTTTATAGTGTATTTATAAGTCCCTTTTTCTTTAAAAGGATTATTTTTATTGCGGGCTGTGATTGTATTTATTAATCATCAATCCGTTTAAAATTTCCATTTTTATCGAATTCAAGGTCTACACCATTAGAAAGTTCAGCCTTATAAGACCATCTTTCTTTTTCTATCTTAACAATATTTGTATTAGGGAAGTTCTTAGCAACGTAAGTCTTAATCAATGCAGGAATAAATCCGTAAGGAAGTTTCTGATGTTCTCCATCTACTTCTTTCCAATTTCCTCCGCTGTCAAAATCTACCTTCATCCCATTTCCTAAATGCACCTTGTATTTATCAACTCCGAATAGTTCTCTGTCTTCAATAACAGAACCTGCAGGAATTCCTTTAAAATGAATTGCTAGAAAGGTTTTAGCAGTTTTTGGAAGCTGATTATAACTTATCACCTTATCTTGAGCATAGATAAGGTTTGACGCCAGTAAGAATATAAAAATTAATGCTTCGGCCATCTTTTTTAAATTTTTCATACTATAAAATTTTATTCATTTATTATGAAGCAAAATTCTATATTAATTTAGGAAAGAATTAGGAAAACATTTCGAAAGCAGTTTATTTATAAATATTCTTTTATCTGCAGAAGATGTTGAATTGATTTTAAACCTTCTTCCTGTTTATTTTCATTTAAAACGTCAAAGAAAATAACATCCATACCGAAATTTTGAGCTCCTACCACATCAGCGATCCAGTCGTCACCAATTAAAATGCTCTCTTCCTTTGCGGCATTGGAAAGACCTAAAGAGTATTCAAAAATTTTAGGATTGGGTTTTCTTACGCCTACAGAATCTGCACTGGTAATCGTTGTGAAATAATGGGAAATCCCAGACAGTATACATTTTCTTTCTGTAACTTCCTTAAAACCGTTAGAAATAATATGCATCGGATATTTTTTAGATTTTAAATATTCTAAAATTTCTTCTGCACCTTCTACCAGGTCATTATGATTAAGAATTTTATCTAAAAAATGCTCTTCAAAATACATAGAAAGTTCTTCATCTTCTACACCAAAATGTTTAAAAGTATCAAAAAAACGATGTGTTCTTAAATATTCTTTATCTATTAGTCCGTCTCTTATTTTTTCCCAAAGGCTTTCGTTAATTTCGTGATAAACCTCATGAAACTCCTCAAAATCAATAGTATAATTTAGAGATATTTCCTTCTTTTGAAAAAGATCTTTGATGGTAAGATAGGCGTTTTTACGGTGATCCCACAATGTATTGTCGAGATCAAAAAAAATGTGCTGAATTTTCATACAGCACAAAATTAATAATTTTAATTTTTGGAAATCGAATAATTGCTATTTTTGATCTTTACTACATCAAGATTTTTTGAAAAATTGAGTAGAAAATCAATCGTTTGTTTTTTTGGTTTCAAAGTTTTCACTTTTAAGGAATCATTTTTTTTCATAGGCGAAATATGTTTTCCTTACAACGAGAAATATTAATAATTATTATCTTGTCAGGATAATATTATTTTCTTCCATAATTTTTCTCAGGTTGATTAAAGCATACCGAACTCTTCCCAAAGTAGTATTAATACTCATATCTGTATGATCTGCGATCTCCTTAAAACTAAGTCCGTCAAAGAATCTTAATTTTATCACTTCTTGTTGATTTTGAGGAAGGAACTGCAGCATTTTCAACAAATCCTCTTGAATTTGATTGGTTACTAACTGGTCCTCAATATTCTCCGAAGGTTCTTTTATTAAATCGAAAATAGAATATTCATCTGTATCAAAAGTTGTTTCTGAAACTTTGATATTTTTAGACTTTAATCTGAAATGATCGATTATAAGATTGTAAGCAATTCTTTTCGCCCAAAGAATAAATTTACCTTCTTCATTGTAACGCCCTTCTTTAAGCATAACAATAATTTTCATAAAAGTATCCTGGAAAACATCATTGGCTAAGTCTTCATCATTAATTTTGTAAAAAATAAATGTGAAAAGCTCTCTCTGATGACGATGAATAAGGGCTGATAA
Coding sequences:
- a CDS encoding lipoprotein signal peptidase translates to MKKILAITFLILLIDQASKIYIKTHFNLDDSISVLPGFKLTFVENPGMAYGLHFGGVIGKYFLVIVRVFLIGGMVYLFKKWLQKGESNYLLIPMAMIFAGAIGNLIDGMFYGLIFDSGTVYDPSIDRWIGYGGISKMVPFGQGYSTFMRGCVVDMLHFPLVDWNVPQSFPIIGGKHIEFFKYIFNVADSAITVGAALLLIFRKKAFPNGLEF
- a CDS encoding ElyC/SanA/YdcF family protein encodes the protein MKILKNIFKFFLLLIVAGIIFIALTNYTIKKQSRPFLFNSIQTIPEIKTALLLGTGKTLNNGMPNAYFYNRIQAAADLYKSGKIKYIIVSGDNSTKEYNEPEDMQLALMKNGIPEDKIFLDFAGFRTLDSVVRAKEIFGQNKLIIISQKFHNERAVFLARKNGIEAYGYNAEDVNKYAGLKTNLREYIAKAKVYWDLLFGVQPKFGGDKILIP
- the trpS gene encoding tryptophan--tRNA ligase — translated: MSRILTGIQATGTPHLGNLLGAIIPAVELSKQPGNESFLFIANLHSLTQIKDAKELKQNTYEIAAAWLACGLDTEKTFFYRQSDIPETCELSWHLSCFFPYQRLTLAHSFKDKADRLQDVNAGLFTYPILMAADILLYDAEVVPVGKDQLQHLEIARDVASRFNNQMGEVLVLPQAELQENTKYVPGTDGRKMSKSMGNIINIFLSDKELKKQVMSIETDSKTLEEPKDPETDKVFAIYELIASPEQTEELRVKYLAGNFGYGHAKTELLNLILTRFAKERETFTYYMTHLDELEAKLQEGAGKTRIIATQTIKRVRESLGI
- a CDS encoding HAMP domain-containing sensor histidine kinase gives rise to the protein MKISLKYYTIKYLIAVLLLIIAVWAALFYAYILDEVYDNVDDGLKNRKIQIIKAVYFDEKLLKNNEFGFNEFKINPIAASEHKEKNRLYNKMYYMEYDDKDQPYRVLETDFIDQFGKYQKLVIRTSTVEQDELVYDLTTALVVLYILLVISIVAVNGFLLQKAMKPFYVILDKLKKYQFGISSSYGSDNYSIKEFDELNVEINEMIERNELVFHQQKQFIENASHELQTPLAVVINKIDLVIQNEDLDKKNLNFFNDIKNDLRRMTGLNKSLLMLSKIENSQFNKTGNVNFNILIHELLKNYEDFIDYKRITVNVVEKETFETLFDSDLAAILMSNLLKNAVKYNEKNGTINIITEKDRIIFQNTGSGILLDRSQIFNRFYKQGSDQSSTGLGLSIIKTIIKQYPGWDIVYQFDEGMHCFIVSKKY
- a CDS encoding response regulator transcription factor; this translates as MKILIVEDEPQLRNTVQNFLEAEHFIVEHADNYSAGLEKIISYEYDCILLDIMLPDGSGMDLLKEIKKMHKKDPVIILSAKDSVDDKVNGLEIGADDYLAKPFHLAELMARIKSVIRRKNQDGENRINYKNICVDPDSRKVKIDDKELNLNRKEYDLLYYFIIHPEKTMQKTMLAEAIWGDYIDQADSLDFIYSQIKNLRKKLKTFGAEADFQAVYGIGYKLV
- a CDS encoding PepSY-like domain-containing protein — protein: MKNLKKMAEALIFIFLLASNLIYAQDKVISYNQLPKTAKTFLAIHFKGIPAGSVIEDRELFGVDKYKVHLGNGMKVDFDSGGNWKEVDGEHQKLPYGFIPALIKTYVAKNFPNTNIVKIEKERWSYKAELSNGVDLEFDKNGNFKRIDD
- a CDS encoding YjjG family noncanonical pyrimidine nucleotidase, translating into MKIQHIFFDLDNTLWDHRKNAYLTIKDLFQKKEISLNYTIDFEEFHEVYHEINESLWEKIRDGLIDKEYLRTHRFFDTFKHFGVEDEELSMYFEEHFLDKILNHNDLVEGAEEILEYLKSKKYPMHIISNGFKEVTERKCILSGISHYFTTITSADSVGVRKPNPKIFEYSLGLSNAAKEESILIGDDWIADVVGAQNFGMDVIFFDVLNENKQEEGLKSIQHLLQIKEYL
- a CDS encoding sigma-70 family RNA polymerase sigma factor; the protein is MKSKSDSLLISLYQKGDEGALSALIHRHQRELFTFIFYKINDEDLANDVFQDTFMKIIVMLKEGRYNEEGKFILWAKRIAYNLIIDHFRLKSKNIKVSETTFDTDEYSIFDLIKEPSENIEDQLVTNQIQEDLLKMLQFLPQNQQEVIKLRFFDGLSFKEIADHTDMSINTTLGRVRYALINLRKIMEENNIILTR